From Acinetobacter lwoffii, a single genomic window includes:
- a CDS encoding diaminopimelate dehydrogenase — protein MQNSIRIGIAGYGNLGRGVETAIQKNPDMQLVGIFTRRSPSSVSPCFAETQVYSMDALLNEFSDKIDVLILCGGSKDDLPQQAPIFASKFNTVDSFDTHARIPEYYAAVDAPALANKKTAMISIGWDPGMFSINRLFGEALLPDGETYTFWGKGLSQGHSDAIRRVPGVKAGVQYTIPSTDAIEQVRSGARPELSTKDKHHRDCYVVLEQGADAATVEQTIVSMPDYFADYNTTVNFISEETLLKDHQDMPHGGFVIRSGNTSDAQKQVIEFSLKLNSNPEFTASVLVAYARACYRLNQTQQYGAKTALDVAPALLSIKSSEQLRKELL, from the coding sequence ATGCAAAATTCTATTCGTATTGGTATCGCGGGTTACGGTAATCTTGGCCGCGGTGTTGAAACTGCCATCCAGAAAAATCCTGATATGCAGCTTGTCGGTATTTTTACTCGCCGCTCACCAAGCAGCGTCTCTCCTTGCTTTGCAGAAACTCAAGTGTATAGCATGGATGCACTATTAAATGAGTTTAGCGATAAAATTGATGTGCTGATTCTTTGTGGCGGCTCTAAAGATGACTTGCCACAACAGGCGCCTATCTTTGCAAGTAAATTCAATACTGTAGATAGTTTTGATACGCATGCACGTATTCCGGAATACTATGCTGCAGTCGATGCACCCGCCCTTGCTAACAAAAAAACAGCCATGATTTCTATTGGCTGGGATCCTGGCATGTTCTCGATTAACCGTTTATTTGGTGAAGCGCTATTACCAGATGGCGAAACTTATACTTTTTGGGGTAAAGGCTTAAGCCAAGGCCATTCGGATGCGATCCGCCGTGTACCTGGGGTGAAAGCTGGTGTTCAATATACCATTCCATCCACTGATGCTATTGAACAAGTCCGCAGTGGCGCACGACCTGAGTTAAGCACCAAAGATAAACATCATCGTGACTGTTATGTGGTCTTGGAACAAGGAGCTGATGCAGCAACAGTTGAACAAACCATCGTCAGCATGCCTGATTATTTTGCAGATTATAATACGACTGTGAATTTTATCAGTGAGGAAACTTTACTGAAAGATCACCAAGATATGCCACATGGCGGTTTTGTCATTCGTAGTGGTAATACCAGTGATGCACAAAAACAGGTGATTGAGTTTTCTTTAAAGCTGAATAGCAATCCAGAGTTTACTGCAAGTGTTCTAGTGGCTTATGCCCGTGCCTGCTACCGTCTGAATCAAACTCAGCAATATGGTGCCAAAACAGCCCTAGATGTAGCACCTGCCCTACTTTCAATTAAATCTTCAGAACAATTGCGCAAAGAATTGCTTTAA
- a CDS encoding helix-turn-helix domain-containing protein yields the protein MSSIHDPRYRKVINELIGLRESKKITQVQLASSLKKPQSYVAKVENFERRLDFIELYDWLNAIDSNFITFFSEYFSE from the coding sequence ATGAGCTCAATACATGATCCTAGGTATAGGAAAGTTATTAACGAATTAATAGGACTACGTGAGTCGAAAAAAATAACTCAGGTACAGTTAGCTTCGTCTTTAAAAAAGCCTCAATCATATGTGGCTAAAGTTGAGAATTTTGAAAGAAGATTAGATTTCATCGAACTTTATGATTGGTTGAATGCCATTGATAGCAATTTCATCACTTTCTTTTCAGAATACTTTTCTGAATAA
- a CDS encoding restriction endonuclease subunit S, producing MAKFKRFIKLSDLAEIRTGFTFREKVEEVESGNAHVLQIKDIRSIAMDTCGYTLFADALPQIDWRGKDNAIVSPQSVLLPCRGEYLKAHYFVGNQDQSKVLPLIVSSQFLILMPNQNVVPEYLCWYLNQPKVQYELRKESQGSKMPMLSVSTVSQFEVEVPSLDIQQRIIELNRLWEQEQILTQQLLKNREQMMMGMFKQLLQGNK from the coding sequence ATGGCAAAGTTTAAGAGATTCATAAAACTGAGTGATCTTGCAGAGATCCGCACAGGTTTTACATTTCGTGAAAAGGTTGAAGAAGTCGAGTCAGGCAATGCCCACGTATTGCAGATCAAAGATATTCGTAGCATTGCAATGGATACATGTGGTTATACACTTTTTGCTGATGCCTTACCGCAAATTGATTGGCGAGGTAAAGATAATGCAATTGTATCACCTCAATCTGTGTTGTTGCCCTGTCGTGGAGAGTATCTCAAAGCCCATTATTTTGTGGGTAATCAAGATCAATCAAAAGTATTACCCTTAATTGTGAGTAGTCAGTTTTTGATTCTAATGCCAAATCAAAATGTAGTGCCTGAATACTTATGCTGGTACTTAAACCAACCTAAAGTGCAATACGAGTTACGCAAAGAAAGTCAGGGTTCTAAGATGCCGATGCTTAGTGTATCAACAGTCAGCCAATTTGAGGTTGAAGTCCCTAGCTTGGACATTCAGCAACGCATAATCGAATTAAACCGTCTTTGGGAGCAAGAGCAGATCTTGACTCAGCAATTACTTAAAAATCGTGAACAAATGATGATGGGCATGTTTAAACAACTGCTCCAAGGAAACAAATAA